The Peptacetobacter hiranonis DNA window TATCGTAAATGGTACAAAAGGGGAAGCAGATGCGATGAGTATTTCTTCTGTTGCAGCTAGAGATTCAGCACCTGTAATCCTTACTGATGGAAAGACAATATCTGCAGATGCGAAAAAAATAGTTAACAGTATACCTAACAGATACGCTATTGGACTACAGGGGGTAATGGACGAAAGCCTTGTAGAATCAGTAGGTGCGACAAGAGTTGGTGGAAAAAATAGATTTGAAACAAATAAGAAGATAATAAACACATTCTACAAAAACGTAGCATCTTATTATCTAAGTAAATCTGATCAGTTAGTGGATGCATTGGCTGCATCTCCAATAACAAAATACTCTCCTATAGTTTTAGTTAATAAAAACTCTGATAAGAGTGTATTAAAAGGTGCTCAGAAGATGACTGCTCTTGGTGGAATAGATAAAGCCACAATAGAAAGCTGTAAAAAAGCAGCTCAGTAAAAATAATATATAGCTAATAAGAGCCTAAAAGTTTCTACGAGAAACATAAAGGCTCTTTTTTTATGCCAGCCCCTAGTTGTTGTTATAAATATGTGTATATGTTGTTGTATATATTGGTATTGGTTGGTACAATCTGTCCCAATGCAATATGACAACTTGTCCCAATGCAACATGACAAACTGTCACTATGCTTATAACAATATGACAGTATATTTTTGACAAAAAATGTAAGTGAAATGTAAGTGACTAGATTA harbors:
- a CDS encoding cell wall-binding repeat-containing protein, which gives rise to MKKLLSTILSAMLVVSMTVSSASALTFVEIKGNNRYQTSALIADKQNYTTAILVNSTKSIADGLSASALAGAANAPILLVKQNEIPADVELRLECTNKIYIIGSENAISKNIEDRLKKSGFIVSRIGGKNRYETSVNVGNEVKRVKGGASETFIVNGTKGEADAMSISSVAARDSAPVILTDGKTISADAKKIVNSIPNRYAIGLQGVMDESLVESVGATRVGGKNRFETNKKIINTFYKNVASYYLSKSDQLVDALAASPITKYSPIVLVNKNSDKSVLKGAQKMTALGGIDKATIESCKKAAQ